One bacterium genomic window carries:
- a CDS encoding DEAD/DEAH box helicase: MHASLQSFHPVVARWFEDRFGTPTEPQSRGWPTIASGRDTLIAAPTGSGKTLAAFLACIDRLVREGTRGRLKDETSVVYVSPLKALGNDIRKNLEEPLAELRSRAAKDWEKLPEIRTAVRSGDTTPGERAAMIKRPPHILITTPESLYLLLTSRNGRKMLKSAKTVIVDEIHAVARDKRGAHLALSLERLDLLAGRRIPRVGLSATQRPIEEIARFLVGTRRVGRDGAPDCAIVDAGHRRDLDLEIEMPNGELTAVASKELWADIYDRVAALIGGHRSTLVFVNTRRLVERATRALAERLGEEAVAAHHGSLSKEKRLHAETRLKAGQAKAVVATASLELGLDVGAVDLVCHIGSPRSLAVGLQRIGRAGHVPSGGIRPLILPKGRIFPVTRDELIECAAFVRGVRRGNLEKTSIRPHPLDVMAQQIVAAVACEEMTIDETFAMVRGAWAYAGLERPEFDAIVAMLSEGIATSRGSRGAWLHRDGVRKTLRPRRGARLAALTSGGAIPDNFTYAVVKEPEGTVVGSVDEDFAVESQIGDIFQLGNHSWKIQRVEAGKVRVEDAHGQPPSIPFWLGEAPGRSAELSSEVSDLREAIEPLLAEEGRAIRLLETECGVPASGAVQAVGYLSQAKAALGVLPTQKTLVAERFFDEGGGMQLVLHLPFGGRLNRAFGLALRKRFCAGFNFELQAAATDDGVLLSLGPQHSFPLESVFDFLSSRTVRHTLEQAVLDAPVFGVRWRWNATRALALLRFSGGRRVPPVIQRMRSDDLLAAAFPDQAACQENVTRPIAIPNHPLVTETMRDCLYEAMDLEGLEALVKRIADREVRLIARDTPAPSPLCHEILNSNPYTFLDDAPLEERRARAVATRRTLSDKDLEAFGALDGAAIAEVEEELRPDIRNEDELADELRERCVFPVSNLPAGWRGWMDSLVASGRAVRTETHFISADRQDSDAAAILRGWMMTEGPATAAEWARKTGLAENEVERALLGLEASGSALRGRFREQTIARNLEEFCDREVLARIHRRCLKQLRREMEPVTTAEFCRFLARWQHVAPGTQLIGPHGLAEVIGQLQGLQLPAAAWEQEVFPSRVVGYHPSMLDELCGVGVVVWGRLLPGRKDEEEEAPLKRRNSPNRNTTLSLMLREDLPWLLEITGDGGYRGERGFSTRLEPVSGLAGAGGLTAAARALLNLLDQRGAMFFNELHEVTGRLRTDLDQALWELVTAGEITCDGFAGLRNLINPRRRREKARLLALYSGSRRPLFLGGGGRWSLFRHHAPAIPKGQLREPDAEEALAWQFLHRWGVVFRDVLGREPLSPPWR, encoded by the coding sequence ATGCACGCATCCCTGCAATCGTTTCATCCCGTCGTCGCGCGGTGGTTTGAAGACCGCTTCGGGACGCCCACCGAGCCCCAGTCCCGAGGCTGGCCGACGATCGCCTCCGGCCGCGATACCTTGATCGCCGCCCCCACCGGTTCGGGAAAGACGCTTGCCGCCTTTCTCGCCTGTATCGACCGCCTCGTCCGCGAAGGGACCCGCGGACGGCTCAAGGACGAGACCTCCGTCGTCTACGTCTCGCCCCTCAAGGCCCTGGGCAACGACATCCGGAAAAATCTGGAGGAACCCCTCGCGGAGCTCCGTTCCCGGGCGGCCAAGGATTGGGAGAAACTGCCGGAGATCCGGACCGCCGTCCGTAGCGGCGACACGACGCCGGGGGAGAGGGCGGCGATGATCAAAAGGCCTCCGCATATCCTCATCACGACGCCGGAGTCGCTCTACCTCCTGCTCACCTCCAGGAACGGGCGCAAGATGCTCAAGTCGGCCAAGACCGTCATCGTCGACGAGATCCACGCCGTCGCGCGCGACAAACGGGGTGCGCATCTCGCCCTGTCGCTCGAGAGGCTGGATCTTCTGGCCGGGCGCCGGATCCCGCGCGTGGGGCTCTCGGCCACCCAGCGTCCGATCGAGGAGATCGCGCGCTTCTTGGTGGGGACCCGGCGCGTGGGGAGGGACGGCGCCCCCGACTGCGCCATCGTCGATGCCGGTCACCGGAGGGACTTGGACCTCGAGATCGAGATGCCGAATGGCGAGCTGACGGCCGTCGCCTCCAAGGAGCTCTGGGCCGATATTTACGACCGCGTGGCCGCCCTGATCGGCGGGCACAGGAGCACGCTCGTCTTCGTCAACACGCGCCGCCTGGTCGAGCGCGCGACGCGCGCCCTGGCGGAGAGGCTGGGCGAGGAGGCGGTCGCCGCGCATCACGGGAGCCTCTCCAAGGAGAAGCGCCTCCACGCCGAGACGCGTCTCAAGGCGGGCCAGGCAAAGGCGGTCGTTGCGACGGCCTCGCTCGAACTTGGGCTCGACGTCGGCGCCGTCGACCTGGTCTGCCACATCGGGAGCCCCCGGAGCCTCGCCGTCGGCCTGCAGAGGATCGGACGCGCGGGACACGTCCCTTCCGGGGGGATCCGGCCTCTCATCCTGCCCAAGGGCAGGATCTTTCCGGTGACCCGGGACGAGCTGATCGAATGCGCCGCCTTCGTGCGGGGCGTCCGGCGCGGCAATCTGGAGAAAACGTCGATTCGTCCGCACCCCCTGGACGTCATGGCCCAGCAGATCGTGGCGGCGGTCGCCTGCGAGGAGATGACGATCGACGAGACGTTCGCGATGGTGCGGGGGGCTTGGGCCTACGCGGGGCTCGAACGCCCCGAATTCGACGCGATCGTCGCGATGCTTTCGGAAGGGATCGCGACCTCGCGGGGATCCCGCGGGGCCTGGCTCCACCGCGACGGCGTCCGGAAAACCCTCCGGCCGAGGCGGGGCGCGAGGCTGGCGGCCCTCACCTCGGGCGGGGCGATCCCGGACAATTTCACCTATGCCGTCGTCAAGGAGCCGGAGGGCACGGTCGTCGGCTCGGTCGACGAGGACTTCGCCGTCGAGAGCCAGATCGGCGACATCTTTCAGTTGGGCAACCATTCCTGGAAGATTCAACGGGTCGAGGCGGGGAAGGTGAGGGTGGAAGACGCCCACGGCCAGCCGCCCTCGATCCCTTTCTGGCTCGGCGAGGCCCCGGGCCGGAGCGCGGAGCTCTCCTCAGAAGTCTCGGACCTCCGCGAGGCGATCGAGCCCCTGCTCGCGGAGGAGGGCCGCGCGATCCGCCTCTTGGAGACCGAGTGCGGGGTCCCCGCGTCCGGGGCGGTCCAGGCCGTGGGCTACTTGAGCCAGGCCAAGGCGGCCCTGGGCGTGCTGCCGACGCAAAAGACCCTGGTCGCCGAGCGGTTCTTCGACGAGGGCGGCGGCATGCAGCTCGTCCTGCACCTCCCTTTCGGGGGACGGCTCAACCGCGCCTTCGGCCTCGCCCTCCGCAAGCGGTTCTGCGCCGGGTTTAATTTTGAGCTCCAGGCGGCCGCGACCGACGACGGCGTCCTCCTCTCCCTGGGGCCCCAGCACAGCTTTCCCCTCGAATCGGTCTTCGATTTCCTTTCGTCCCGAACGGTGAGGCACACGCTCGAGCAGGCGGTCCTGGACGCCCCGGTCTTTGGCGTGCGCTGGCGGTGGAACGCGACGCGGGCCCTGGCCCTCCTGAGGTTTTCGGGTGGAAGGCGTGTCCCCCCCGTCATCCAGCGCATGCGCAGCGACGACCTCCTCGCCGCCGCCTTTCCTGACCAGGCCGCCTGCCAGGAGAACGTGACCCGCCCCATCGCCATCCCGAACCACCCCCTGGTGACGGAGACGATGCGCGACTGCCTCTACGAGGCGATGGACCTGGAGGGATTGGAGGCCCTCGTGAAACGGATCGCGGACCGCGAGGTCCGCCTCATCGCGCGGGACACGCCGGCCCCGTCGCCCCTCTGCCATGAGATCCTCAACTCGAATCCCTATACCTTTCTGGACGACGCGCCCCTGGAGGAGCGCCGCGCCCGCGCGGTCGCGACGCGGCGGACGCTGTCCGACAAGGACCTGGAGGCGTTCGGGGCCCTGGACGGGGCGGCGATCGCCGAGGTGGAGGAAGAACTCCGGCCGGACATTCGGAACGAGGATGAGTTGGCCGACGAGCTCCGCGAACGGTGCGTTTTTCCGGTCTCCAATCTTCCCGCGGGCTGGCGGGGATGGATGGACTCGCTCGTGGCCTCGGGCCGGGCCGTCCGGACGGAAACGCATTTCATCTCGGCGGACCGTCAGGACTCGGACGCCGCCGCGATCCTTCGGGGCTGGATGATGACGGAAGGGCCGGCCACGGCGGCGGAGTGGGCGCGGAAGACGGGGCTTGCGGAGAACGAGGTGGAACGGGCCCTTCTCGGTCTCGAGGCATCGGGATCGGCGCTGCGGGGGCGTTTCCGTGAGCAGACCATCGCGCGCAACCTGGAGGAATTTTGCGACAGGGAGGTCCTCGCCCGCATTCACCGCCGCTGCCTCAAGCAGCTCCGGCGCGAGATGGAGCCGGTCACGACGGCGGAGTTCTGCCGATTCCTCGCGCGCTGGCAGCACGTCGCCCCGGGCACTCAGTTGATCGGACCCCACGGTCTGGCCGAGGTCATCGGCCAACTCCAAGGCCTGCAGCTCCCGGCCGCGGCCTGGGAGCAGGAGGTCTTTCCATCGCGGGTCGTAGGCTATCATCCCTCGATGCTGGACGAATTGTGCGGCGTCGGCGTCGTCGTCTGGGGCCGCCTATTGCCGGGGAGGAAGGATGAGGAGGAGGAGGCGCCCCTCAAGCGCCGAAACTCCCCCAACCGGAACACGACCCTGTCTCTGATGCTGCGTGAGGACCTGCCCTGGCTCCTGGAGATCACCGGCGATGGGGGGTATCGGGGGGAGAGAGGATTCTCCACCCGATTAGAGCCAGTATCCGGCTTGGCCGGTGCTGGCGGATTAACCGCTGCGGCGAGGGCGCTTTTGAACCTTCTCGATCAGCGGGGCGCCATGTTCTTCAACGAACTTCACGAGGTCACGGGACGACTGCGCACGGACCTGGATCAGGCCCTGTGGGAGCTGGTCACCGCGGGGGAGATCACCTGCGACGG
- a CDS encoding DUF4388 domain-containing protein, producing MGISTYTPLFRITGFGPLGLPTDPAAYGVSSALIASASPPSPSGSSSASVFAGAVEPASLGSPVSRATGGLWAAGRDSKPGSVPPSATPGSGGSRIDASYSLKFASGRLRGSEIALSAERPLIIGRTKGLEIVLDEANVSGRHAKISLSGHEVTIEDLGSTGGTYVNGTKLKKEQVLKENDRVMIGSSMFSLIVARGPSPVVDSAKPTETQRPSAYLMRGTITDMPLPDLLQLFEGSRKSGVLRMRGNVKGEALSEGEIHLREGRVIFASVDGREHVDPRKSFYRIVTWQEGEFELVSPVVRDFPMEIEESIQGLLMEGFRIMDELGNLGPDRPPLTASVAASLSLERPLRGLSPEELDVIQSVLMGGTVQDVLDRAPGDDILTTKTLTELIRKGYVQITS from the coding sequence ATGGGCATCAGCACCTACACCCCTTTGTTTCGAATCACCGGCTTCGGCCCCTTGGGGCTCCCGACCGATCCGGCGGCCTACGGGGTGAGTTCCGCCCTCATTGCCTCCGCGTCCCCTCCGAGTCCTTCCGGGTCTTCGAGCGCCTCTGTCTTCGCGGGGGCGGTGGAACCGGCCTCGCTGGGAAGCCCCGTTTCCAGGGCCACCGGCGGTCTCTGGGCGGCTGGCCGAGATTCCAAGCCCGGCTCGGTTCCTCCGTCGGCGACCCCCGGATCCGGCGGGTCGCGCATCGACGCGAGTTATTCCCTCAAGTTCGCGTCCGGCAGGCTCCGGGGCAGCGAGATCGCGCTCTCGGCGGAGAGGCCCTTGATCATCGGACGCACCAAGGGGCTCGAGATCGTCCTGGACGAGGCCAACGTCTCGGGCAGGCACGCGAAAATCTCGCTTTCGGGCCACGAGGTGACGATCGAGGACCTCGGATCGACGGGGGGAACCTACGTCAATGGGACGAAACTGAAAAAAGAACAGGTCTTGAAAGAGAACGACCGCGTCATGATCGGGTCGTCCATGTTCAGCCTCATCGTCGCCCGCGGGCCCTCGCCCGTCGTGGATTCGGCGAAGCCCACGGAAACGCAGAGACCGTCGGCCTACCTGATGCGGGGGACGATCACCGACATGCCGCTTCCCGACCTTTTGCAACTCTTCGAAGGTTCGCGAAAGAGCGGCGTGCTCCGCATGCGCGGCAACGTGAAAGGCGAGGCCCTCTCCGAAGGAGAAATCCATCTGCGCGAGGGCCGCGTCATCTTCGCTTCCGTCGACGGCAGGGAACACGTGGACCCCCGGAAATCCTTCTACCGGATCGTGACCTGGCAGGAGGGCGAATTCGAGCTCGTCTCTCCGGTTGTCCGGGATTTTCCCATGGAGATCGAGGAATCCATCCAGGGCTTGCTGATGGAGGGCTTCCGCATCATGGACGAGCTGGGCAACCTGGGCCCCGACCGCCCGCCTCTGACGGCGTCCGTCGCGGCCAGCCTCTCTTTGGAAAGACCGCTCCGGGGCCTGAGTCCCGAGGAACTGGACGTCATTCAATCGGTCTTAATGGGCGGGACGGTTCAAGACGTCCTGGACCGGGCGCCCGGCGATGACATCCTCACCACCAAGACCCTCACGGAACTGATCCGCAAGGGCTACGTCCAGATCACGTCCTAG
- a CDS encoding NAD(P)-dependent alcohol dehydrogenase, whose product MQTTPAYAARSPKEPLAPFEIQRREPGPNDVQIDIKFCGICHSDIHQARDEWGGASFPMVPGHEIAGIVSKVGAKVTRFKTGDHAGVGCLVDSCRECKDCKAGLEQYCLKPVWTYNSVEKDGKNPTYGGYSTRIVVDEHFVLQIPKNLPLDRAAPLLCAGITLYSPLRHWKTGPGSRVGVIGLGGLGHMGVKIAKALGADVTVLSHSKKKEADARRLGAQNFFLTSDPRTLDQNAGKFDLLVNTVPVEIDWERTLNLLDRDGALVLLGVPDAKPTLHPTTLILRRRSLAGSVIGGIAETQEMLDFCGKHEIASEIETIPIQKVNEAYERTIQGDVRYRFVIDLESLKAR is encoded by the coding sequence ATGCAAACCACACCCGCCTACGCCGCCCGAAGCCCGAAGGAGCCTTTGGCCCCGTTCGAGATCCAGCGCCGCGAGCCCGGTCCCAACGACGTCCAGATCGACATCAAGTTCTGCGGCATCTGCCACTCCGACATCCATCAAGCGAGGGACGAATGGGGCGGCGCGAGCTTTCCCATGGTGCCCGGCCACGAGATCGCGGGCATCGTCTCCAAGGTGGGCGCGAAGGTCACGCGCTTCAAGACGGGCGACCACGCCGGCGTCGGTTGCCTGGTGGACTCCTGCCGCGAATGCAAGGATTGCAAGGCCGGCCTCGAGCAGTACTGCCTCAAGCCGGTTTGGACCTATAACAGCGTCGAGAAAGACGGAAAAAACCCGACCTACGGCGGCTACTCGACCCGGATCGTCGTGGACGAACACTTCGTCCTCCAGATTCCGAAAAACCTCCCGCTGGACCGCGCGGCCCCCCTCCTCTGCGCCGGCATCACGCTCTACTCCCCCCTCCGCCACTGGAAGACGGGCCCCGGTTCGCGCGTGGGCGTCATCGGCCTGGGGGGCCTGGGCCACATGGGCGTCAAGATCGCCAAGGCCCTGGGCGCGGACGTGACGGTGCTCAGCCACTCCAAGAAGAAGGAAGCCGACGCCCGGCGCCTCGGCGCCCAGAACTTTTTCCTGACGTCCGATCCCAGGACCCTGGATCAGAATGCGGGCAAGTTCGATCTTCTCGTGAACACGGTCCCCGTCGAGATCGACTGGGAGCGCACCTTGAACCTCTTGGACCGCGACGGGGCACTCGTGCTGCTCGGCGTCCCGGACGCCAAGCCCACCCTCCACCCCACCACGCTCATCCTGCGCCGCCGGAGCCTGGCGGGATCCGTCATCGGCGGCATCGCGGAGACCCAGGAGATGCTCGATTTCTGCGGCAAGCACGAGATCGCGTCGGAGATCGAGACGATTCCCATTCAGAAGGTGAACGAGGCCTACGAGAGGACGATCCAGGGC